In the genome of Syngnathoides biaculeatus isolate LvHL_M chromosome 14, ASM1980259v1, whole genome shotgun sequence, one region contains:
- the LOC133511716 gene encoding gamma-crystallin M2-like isoform X4, whose amino-acid sequence MDTMGKIIFYEDKNFQGRSYECNTDCTDLHIFIYRCNSVRVESGCFMIYERANFMGHQYFMRRGDYPDYQRWMGFSSSIRSCRIIPIYRGSYKLRIFEKPDFSGHMMEFMDKCACVSDRFHHRHIYSCNVMNGFWIFHEYPNFRGRQYFLRPGEYRRYRDWSATCAIVGSFRRVTEF is encoded by the exons ATGGACACAATGGGCAAG ATAATCTTCTACGAGGACAAGAACTTCCAAGGGCGCAGCTATGAATGCAACACAGATTGCACGGACCTTCACATCTTCATATATCGCTGCAACTCCGTCCGCGTGGAAAGCGGCTGCTTCATGATCTACGAGCGAGCCAACTTCATGGGCCACCAGTACTTCATGAGGAGGGGAGACTATCCTGACTATCAGAGATGGATGGGCTTCAGCAGCTCCATTCGCTCATGCAGGATAATTCCCATA TACCGAGGCTCATACAAGCTGCGAATTTTTGAGAAGCCTGACTTCAGTGGTCACATGATGGAGTTCATGGACAAATGTGCCTGTGTGTCTGACCGGTTCCATCACCGCCATATCTACTCCTGTAATGTCATGAATGGGTTCTGGATCTTCCATGAGTACCCCAACTTCCGAGGGCGCCAGTACTTCCTGAGGCCTGGCGAGTACCGACGGTACCGCGACTGGTCTGCCACCTGCGCCATTGTCGGTTCCTTTCGGAGGGTCACTGAGTTTTAG
- the LOC133512315 gene encoding uncharacterized protein LOC133512315 — MKSLLSHFAQESGRSIVDHNEVTANFAESEETNSSVTGGNETRINTETSVETGRYRGSRHGGTFVISVAQATQIREELELLSKDKDSIREVEESSKHWVTRVRGSVAAIPISCKRPRVASKDPGILPINCNNTDDIPQLKEFSVEGYQFQKPKKARQEVSGRSSRKKVQHNSESADHAMNQSKSSHGNAVSPVDEVTYLTDPTASLFCDEFAFLADPGNVHHTDETFMSKSRVNRNSRCYTRTSKLPSPDNSSRSLSKVFVITQAEIPALTPINMTISNEMDSSSDEEEAACQNLYDIITDEMPPWLNVSVADTEPGSLNCSPKEQISRGQQVIEETVLIAPESSPVSGIMTRKFFFALI; from the exons ATGAAGTCACTGCTTTCACATTTTGCCCAAGAGAGTGGAAGATCCATAGTGGACCACAATGAGGTTACAGCCAATTTTGCTGAGTCAGAGGAAACAAACAGTTCCGTCACAGGTGGAAATGAAACACGGATAAACACTGAGACATCTGTGGAAACTGGAAGATATCGCGGATCAAGGCATGGAGGGACATTTGTTATATCTGTGGCTCAAGCAACACAGATTAGAGAAGAACTAGAACTGTTGTCGAAAGATAAGGACTCAATCCGGGAAGTAGAAGAATCGTCTAAACATTGGGTGACCAGAGTTAGAGGTTCTGTCGCAGCAATACCAATCTCCTGCAAGCGTCCTCGGGTGGCCAGTAAGGATCCAGGCATCCTTCCAATAAATTGTAATAACACAGATGATATACCACAGCTGAAGGAATTCTCGGTTGAAGGGTATCAGTTTCAGAAACCTAAAAAAGCAAGGCAAGAGGTCTCAGGCAGATCCAGCAGGAAGAAAGTGCAACACAATAGTGAATCTGCTGATCATGCTATGAATCAGAGCAAAAGCTCACATGGCAATGCCGTTTCTCCTGTTGATGAAGTGACTTATCTTACGGATCCCACTGCCTCCCTTTTCTGTGATGAGTTTGCATTCTTGGCTGATCCTGGTAATGTGCACCATACAGATGAAACATTTATGTCAAAATCAAGGGTGAATCGTAATTCTAGATGTTACACAAGGACATCCAAACTGCCTTCACCGGACAACAGCTCGAGAAGTTTGAGCAAAGTTTTCGTCATTACACAGGCGGAAATACCAGCCTTGACCCCTATAAACATGACTATATCGAATGAGATGGATAGTAGTTCAGATGAAGAGGAAGCAGCTTGTCAAAATTTGTATGACATAATCACTGATGAAATGCCACCATGGTTGAATGTCTCTGTTGCAGACACAGAGCCAGGCTCTTTAAATTGTAGTCCCAAAGAACAAATCTCGAGGGGGCAACAAGTGATAGAGGAGACTGTATTAATTGCCCCTGAATCTTCTCCAG tgagtggaattatgaccagaaagttcttttttgctctcatctga
- the LOC133511716 gene encoding gamma-crystallin M1-like isoform X2 codes for MLKSFHSSTLQHLKVVAELFSDNIILFEEKNFQGRSYECLNDCPELTTVLSRCQSCRVENGCFMVYERSNFLGNQVFLKRGEYQDLQRMLSMGVTLESIRSCRMIPLHRGQFRIKIFERENLTGQSNELQDDCDNILERLRMSDILSCQVMEGHWLLFEQPNFRGRMIYVKPGEHRSIREMGLSGIRIVSLRRITDMC; via the exons ATGTTGAAAAGCTTCCATAGCAGCACACTCCAGCACTTGAAGGTGGTAGCAGAATTATTCTCTGACAAC ATCATCCTTTTCGAGGAGAAGAACTTCCAGGGCCGCTCCTACGAGTGCCTGAACGACTGCCCAGAGCTGACCACTGTTCTGAGCCGCTGCCAGTCCTGCCGGGTGGAGAATGGCTGCTTCATGGTCTATGAGCGCTCCAACTTCCTGGGCAACCAAGTGTTCCTTAAGAGAGGAGAGTACCAAGACCTGCAGCGCATGCTGAGCATGGGAGTGACCCTCGAGTCCATTAGATCCTGCAGAATGATCCCCTTA CACCGAGGCCAGTTTAGGATCAAGATCTTTGAGCGAGAGAACCTGACTGGCCAGTCCAACGAACTGCAGGATGACTGTGACAACATCTTGGAGCGCCTCCGCATGAGTGACATCCTGTCCTGCCAGGTGATGGAGGGTCACTGGCTTCTGTTTGAGCAGCCCAACTTCCGTGGCAGGATGATCTATGTGAAGCCCGGGGAGCACCGCAGCATCAGGGAGATGGGGCTGAGTGGCATCAGGATCGTCAGCTTGAGGCGTATCACTGACATGTGTTAG
- the LOC133511716 gene encoding gamma-crystallin M2-like isoform X3: protein MLKSFHSSTLQHLKVVAELFSDNIIFYEDKNFQGRSYECNTDCTDLHIFIYRCNSVRVESGCFMIYERANFMGHQYFMRRGDYPDYQRWMGFSSSIRSCRIIPIYRGSYKLRIFEKPDFSGHMMEFMDKCACVSDRFHHRHIYSCNVMNGFWIFHEYPNFRGRQYFLRPGEYRRYRDWSATCAIVGSFRRVTEF from the exons ATGTTGAAAAGCTTCCATAGCAGCACACTCCAGCACTTGAAGGTGGTAGCAGAATTATTCTCTGACAAC ATAATCTTCTACGAGGACAAGAACTTCCAAGGGCGCAGCTATGAATGCAACACAGATTGCACGGACCTTCACATCTTCATATATCGCTGCAACTCCGTCCGCGTGGAAAGCGGCTGCTTCATGATCTACGAGCGAGCCAACTTCATGGGCCACCAGTACTTCATGAGGAGGGGAGACTATCCTGACTATCAGAGATGGATGGGCTTCAGCAGCTCCATTCGCTCATGCAGGATAATTCCCATA TACCGAGGCTCATACAAGCTGCGAATTTTTGAGAAGCCTGACTTCAGTGGTCACATGATGGAGTTCATGGACAAATGTGCCTGTGTGTCTGACCGGTTCCATCACCGCCATATCTACTCCTGTAATGTCATGAATGGGTTCTGGATCTTCCATGAGTACCCCAACTTCCGAGGGCGCCAGTACTTCCTGAGGCCTGGCGAGTACCGACGGTACCGCGACTGGTCTGCCACCTGCGCCATTGTCGGTTCCTTTCGGAGGGTCACTGAGTTTTAG